The sequence TGGCTTTTGGGATAGGCGATGCCTCGGTGCCTGATCGCCCGCACGACGACGCGGGTCCGGGCCTCGCCTCCTTCGATCGTGTAGAGAATCCGGTAGCTGCCGACGCGGCATGACCACAGGCCAAGGAGCCAGCCTCGAAGTTCCTTGCCGAGGGTCTCGGGCTCGGCTTCGAGGAGCGTCAGGGTCTCGTCCACGGCTTGTTGCACGAGCCGCGGGAGCGCCTTCAGATCCTCTTTGGCCCTTCGAGTGAGGAGGAGCTCAGCCAAGACCGAGCTCTTGCC comes from Actinomycetota bacterium and encodes:
- a CDS encoding type II toxin-antitoxin system RelE/ParE family toxin — translated: MAELLLTRRAKEDLKALPRLVQQAVDETLTLLEAEPETLGKELRGWLLGLWSCRVGSYRILYTIEGGEARTRVVVRAIRHRGIAYPKSHARR